CGTCCCTGATATGTGGATCTGTTGATGTTTGTTCATGCGCGTGGTCTGATATTACCAGTGCGTTCTTCAGTTGTCTTGCTCTGTAAATTTCAGCCTCCAAATCAGCTTCGGATTTGGATCCTACTCTGTGTTGGCTTCAGTGTTGGACTCAACAAATCCTATTTTGTGTTGGCTTCAGTGTTTGCTGGATTCAGGCTGAATAAGCGCTCTTCTGCTGCTCTATCGTGATGTTAAACTTGTAGTGCTGGAATGTGTTTAACTATATGTGACCTCACACTTGTGCAATGTGTGCCTCTGTGGGTCTGGTGGAGAGCTGTTTGCTGCTTTGCTGAACAAGTGCATTTGGAGAACTGTGTTAAAACATGAGCATTTGTTTTGTTCTTACTTGTACATCATCAAGTTATTAGCATTGCTTGTGAAGGAGATCTATTTTCTCTGGTGATTGGTGTAGTGTTGCTGTTCATCCTATTACTGCCAGTTTAACCCGTAATTGCTGTTGACTTCGCTGGCGAGTTGTGAATTTTGTTTAAGTTTGTTTTGCTGATCGATACAGCAGAGGGCAATTTTTAGCAGCGGGCATGGCCGTTTTTTTTCTGGGCCAGAACAGGTAAATTTTGTGCAAATATAACACTAATACCACGCAGCAATTTCAGAATGCCAAAGGCGCTGAGCATTTACAGAAGCCTCCAACACATCTTTCAAATATTTTGTGTTTTACATTGCAGCTGGCAAGTGTCGCTGTACATCATactccacacacacacaaacattcTGAATTCAGGCACATGCTGCATTTGGAATGGTTAAGCAAACTTGAAGTACAATATGAAGAGGATGGCCAAGACGAGGGTCGCAATGATGCCGCCGACAATCCACTTGTTCCTGTCCATCCTCTTGGACATGGAAGCCAGGATCTTCTTGCTTTTGCCGATGTAGTCATCCACACCATGCAACTGCGGGCAAGGGCAGCAGGATTTCATTACGTGTCAGGTAACAGAAGAAGTAATATATAGCTGAATGATGAGAATCGTCCTCTCAAGTCATAATTAGCAGGGTTAATCATACACTAGCTGTTTCCTTGACAAATCCAGGCAAACTTACCCCAAACTGATGCCAGAGAAAAGCAAAATATACATAATGCAGAAAAGCTAAAGTTCCACTAGCTCTGGGGAATTTTGCCTCACAAATCAAAAGGTCAAATATTTGTTTCATTTTATGAATGGGAGACATGCACGGTATGTTTCTTCACCGGAATGGCAAAGTGACCAAGTGGACAAATCTCTTTCTTGACACTGGAAACTGCATATTACCAGTGGGAGAAATTGATTTTATTTGGATGAATTGGCATCATTAAAGTTATTTTGCAACTCATGTCCAAAAAAAAGGATGCTTGTGCCGTATCCAGATGTGACTATCTAGCACCAGACCATGGTCTAACTCCCGTACAAAAGTTTGGATAACTATATTCTTACAGCTGTTATGCTTAATACATACAGTACCTATTTTGGCAGATATGATACCTTTCACTCTTTCAGTATGAGTACTTCATAAAGGACCGACCAGTTtccaataagcatatatggtgcaAATGCATCAACATCAAAACAGAACTAACCGATGGGATTTGTTGTCTACGTGGTTTGCTAGCTAATGTTGCTGCTGCTGATCAATATTTAAGGCCAGAAATGATCAATCCATAAACAATTGGATGAGAGAAGGTAAGAAGAACAAATTAGCTCCAACGATGGCTCAAAGTCCCAAATAAATCAACTTGAGAGAACAAAGTACATACGGTTGTGTGAGCATGCAGCAGTGACTGTCGTTGATTATGAAGGTCCTGAAGAATCGACACGCCAATTTCTTCTGTCTCGAATACTGTTCTTTGGCTTTCTCTAATTCTGTCCGAAGACTGGTTTAACCTTTCTGATGTCATCATCAATCTTCCTCTCTGATCAGATGACGCCTGACCCATGATATAATAATTGCAGAAGTACATCAGAAAGGAAATGGTGCCATGATAGAAAAATTGCAAACAGGACAAATAAAAGGTAATAAAACACAGAAATACCAGCACAGTTGTAGAGATATCCAGTAATAAATGAGCACAACAGTGTAGATTTCTTCTTAATATGTCCACTTAAATAAGAATGAACTAAATTCTGATCTAGTGAATGGATTGAAGATCATATATAGGTTTACTTGAAAAATTATGCAGCGAAGCTTTCTTGCAACGAAAATAATACATATTCAAGAGCAACAGTATCAATTAATAATTGAAGTGATAAATATGATGAAATGGATGTTTGCTTCTGTTATTTTGCTCATACTTTGCATTATAACACATAATGCATCCAAGACTGCTCGACAAGGGACATGAAGTTCGAAAAAGTACAACTGCAATCACTTATTGACAACAGAGTCCCAGTGTGGTTCTGAGTTCAACCACAGCCTGGCTCCGTATTATCATCTATACCatctataccactatatagtgtgccaatagctCCACATATTAATCGTTGGATATGCCGATCCAACGGtcaagagatggcaaatccgagcattaTCATCCGTTGGATAAAGTTTTCAACTCATAGGATTCTGCCACGTGGCCTTCTAATTGAACCCCCAACTCTACCATCTCATGTGTTCTAGAAGCATCTATCGACATGCTTATCTGATACTCTAATAAAAAGGGACTAGAACAATCTGGATTCTAGAGAGGTAAGAACCAAGTTGGATCTTGTCCAATACGATTCTAGGAAAGGAAATACATATTCAAATGTATTTTCCCATGCTTTTTATATACATTTAAATGACGTGCAAAGCACGTACAATTTACTAGTAGCTATAAAATGATCACAGAAGGCATGTATCTAGACTTAACTACAGTGCTAAATTCAAATTATAAACCTAACTGAAGTTCAACAAACATTGTTCGACATTATATCTACCGACTAAAACCATCACAAACCATATTAGTAGCAGTGCTCACTTCATGGATATCCATGCAGAACATTTGAAAAaaaaaggtatggaacacttcttTAGACACGACAATACTGCACACTGTTTTACATATCACGTTTCAAAGGTCTGCGTTGCACTGTAACCCATCCACTTCACAATTCAAAGTCTTACAATGTCAAGCATGCTTGATCCCAAAATCCACAATATTTACACCTTTGCTTTAAAATCCTGCCTTCCCAAGGAAAAATTCATCCCAGCTTCCCCGAACAGTGGGGTAACCAAGTTAACCAACTAACCATACAGCATCATTCAATATCATAGTAGAACTAAGACTATCAGAAACACAGGAACTAACATGATCATTAACGCAAAACTACACCATCAAACGGGTAAACAATATCATCAAGTTTTCAAGTGAATGCCAAAAATGTGGAATGCACATGCTGACATCGACAGTATGGGCTCAACTCACAGCATGAAATCCAACTCAGGCACTTAAAAACAATACAGGTGCAGAAGGGATTAAGAGGAACACAAAACCACATGGCATCGCAATATCAAGCAAACAGATTTCAAACACATAATCCAGGGTAATAATACACTGGGGTCACACACAGACACGCTATTTTCTGGTGGAACACACAGACACACTGTTTCCTGAGGGAACACACAGACACACCACAGCAGCAAAATCTGTAAGAAGTCCATGGTGGTCACATGCAATATACATAAGATCTGGCGTAAGGCGGAAACGCGAGGGGTAGGGAGCTCACCGTGAGTGTGTCGGACATGCCGGACTCGAGGAGCTCCTCCCGGGTGGCCTGTTGGGCATTAGGCGCCGAGAGCCTCTTGATCTCGCCCTTGACGTTGTTGAGATCAGACTTGTACTCCCTCAGTTTCGCCAGCAGCCCGGCCTTGACGCTCGGCTGCATGCTCCGCGCCTCCAAATCCATCCTCCTGATCTACGGGAAGCCAGCCAAACAGAAATTGGAGGCACGGTTAGGTAACTATACACATGATAAATCCAATCCTCCTCGTCTACGGGAAGCTAGCCAAACGGAAATCTGACGCACAGCACAGACAACTGAGCACGGAAGGAAGACTAACAAAACAAAAAATTACCAGCGACTCAGACTCCTGCACGTCGGCCTGGATCTCGGACAGCTTCTGCTGCTTCTTATCTGGCGAAAGGGACAAGCAGAGAAGAGGGTCAGACCAAGGCGTGGAAGCAACCGGAAACCTGGGGTTCTGGGCGAGAGAGAGGCGTGCGTACGTACCGCCAtcgagggcggaggcggcggcgcacttGCGGGAGAGGGCGGCGGAGATCTCGCAGTACTGCCCCGCGTAGCCCTCGAAGACCTCGCTCATGGTCGGTCCCTCCCCGGCGAATCGGCCGGCGATCGCGGCGGCCGGACCGGATCGAGGCCCGCGGAGCCTCCGGCGGAATCGAGGGGGAGGAGAGCTGAGGTAGTCGATGGGTGGGTGGGTGGTCGGAGCGAGTTCGTtggggagggggcggcgggcgagtTGAGGCGGGTGGGGTGCCGTGTTGGGAACCAAACCAATGCAACCGGTGCGGGCGGTGCACGGGGGACGGGACGGAACGCTGACGACTGATGGATGTGTCCCTTGAGGGAGGCTGCTGGGTGGGCCCGCCAAATTTGAGAGTGTTCTTTTTTCCTCTTCCACAATTCTTGAGCGTTTGCACTAGGAATCGAATGATCATCGTTCTCATCTTCCCCTCTCTCTAGCATAAAAAATGGATTGCGCGCACACCACCACCATCACCGTCACTCCCACCCCCTTTCCCCCTCCTTTTTTACATTACAGGAGGGGAGTGCCCATGGCGCACTTTATTTTTACGAGAAAACTTTCATTCTATTCATCTTCTATCATAGCAGTGCAACCAACACTAGAAATAAtagaaattacatccagatccgtagaccacccaACGGCGACTACaatcactgaagcgagccgaaggcgcgtcgccgtcatcacccctccctcgccggagtcgggcacaacttgttgtagtagacagtcggaaagtcgtcgtgctaaggccccgtaggaccagcgcaccagaccaacaaccgccgctgatgaagaacaacgtagatcgaaaggatccaacctgaagacacacgaacatagacaaACCACAACCAGATTCGAGCAAATCCACcgaggatagatccgccggagacacacctccacacgcccaccaatgaTGCTAGCTAGACGCACCACCGAAACAGGGACTAGgcagggagacctttattccatcttcagggagccgccgccgtctcgtcttcctgagtaggacacaaaccctaacaaatctcgaAGAAACGACTAACAACGGAGCCCTCCTGCCGgtccttgccaggatccaccacgCTCACCGGAGACGAGGCGAACCTGCGGCGGAGCCtgcgagaggcacgaaccctagcttttcttggaggaggaggcggcagctgGAAAGAGGAGCACCATGGCGCACTTTATTAAGACCCAATCACCGTTACATCATGTAAAAAAAATCACCGTTACATCAAAGATAATTTCGAGATAATAAAACTAGACGGATCGCCTTCCAAGGTAACTACAGTTGCAGAATCGCCTAGCCACGTGCCGCCCTATTTGCAACCCTTGGACAGTGGCAAAAGCTCACTGCAACAATTCTCCATGCCTTCGAAAGCAGACTGCAAGTATTTGTTGTATATGGACTCCACAaatcaatggcgccattgcttggATATGTTCCAACGAGAGTGGCACCATCGAGGCTCCTAACTTCTCCAGAAACATAAGACCTTTTTGCATAGTTGTAATTTTCGCCGTTGTAGCATCAAACAAATTATGAAGAATGCAACAACATCTAGCAAGGGCCTCCCTTTTATGACGCCGAAGGATCACGGCCGATGAACCTGTTTCATCCATGAGCTGGTTTTGTCCATACTATTTTTATGTGGTTGTGAGACTGACACCGATGCATCATAGTTCCAAGTTACCGTACTAATGGTGAAAGTTGTTCTTACAGTTGGTGCCACTGAATTACCTTTAACAATCTCCCAACATTGCCAGATGTACCAAGCACCAACGATCATTGTTTCTGCAAGTCCCAAGTGGCCTAGGATGGGTTGAAGTTGTATTTTGTTCCGTAATATCTCTTCAAGAACCATACTTCCCAATCGATCAACCAACATTGCTTCCCTACCTATatcaagcagacataacgcgctaCTTCCTTAGCTGTGTTGACGCCTTATCAGTCCGAGTGGGGAGAGAGGTAGAGGGTGGTCGTCGGTCACCGGGAGATCAGATCGAATCGGTGGAAACTCACGGCGACGCTGGAGGACTGGAAAACCCTAGGGGGGAATCCTTTTTGTTAGAGCTAGTTTCGATACTTTACCGCTGAGGAACAATGCTACTAATCATTCGAAAGGCGATGCAattagctgttggaaatatgccctagaggcaataataaataggttattattatatttccttgttcatgataatcgtttattatccatgctagaattgtattgataggaaactcagatacatgtgtggatacatagacaacaccatgtccctagtaagcctctagttgactggctcgttgatcaatagatggttacggtttcctgaccatggacattggatgtcgttgataacgggatcacatcattaggagaatgatgtgatggacaagacccaatcctaagcctagcacaagatcgtgtagttcgtttgctcagagcttttctaatgtcaagtatcatttccttagaccatgagattgtgcaactcccggataccgtaggaatgctttgggtgtaccaaacgtcacaacgtaactgggtggctataaaggtgcactacaggtatctccgaaagtgtctgttgggttggcacgaatcgagactgggatttgtcactccgtgtaaacggagaggtatctctgggcccactcggtaggacatcatcataatgtgcacaatgtgaccaaggagttgatcacgggatgatgtgttacggaacgagtaaagagacttgccggtaacgagattgaacaaggtatcgggataccgacgatcgaatctcgggcaagtaacataccgattgacaaagggaattgtatacgggattgattgaatcctcgacatcgtggttcatccgatgagatcatcgaggagcatgtgggagccaacatgggtatccagatcccgctgttggttattgaccggagagtcgtctcggtcatgtctgcgtgtctcccgaacccgtagggtctacacacttaaggttcggtgacgctagggttatagagatattagtatgcggtaacccgaaagttgttcggagtcccggatgagatcccggacgtcacgaggagttccggaatggtccggaggtaaagatttatatatgggaagtcttattttggtcgccggaaaagtttcgcactttatcggtattgtaccgggagtgccgaaaggggtccgggggtccaccaagggggtccaccagccccggggggccacatgggctgtagggggtgcgccttggcctatatgggccaagggcaccagccccaagaggcccatgcgccaagagataaggaaaaagggagaatcctaaagggggaaggcacctccgaggtgccttgggggggaaggactcctccctggccgcacccttcattggaggaagggccaaggctgcgcccccccctctcccttggccctatatatagtggggggaagggagggcagcaaatccaagccctggcgcctccctctccctcccgtgacacctcttcctccccgcttgcgcttggcgaagccctgccgggatcccgctacttccaccaccacgccgtcgtgctgctggatctccatcaacctctcgtccccccttgctggatcaagaaggaggagacgtcgctgctccgtacgtgtgttgaacgcggaggtgccgtccgttcggcgctaggatcatcggtgatttggatcacgacgagtacgactccatcaaccccgttctcttgaacgcttccgctcgcgatctacaagggtatgtagatgcactccttccctctcgttgctagtaactccatagattgatcttggtgatgcgtagaaaattttgaatttctgctacgttccccaacagtggcatcatgagctaggtctatgcgtagtttctatgcacgagtagaacacaaagtagttgtgggcgtcgatgttgtcaattcttcttgccgctactagtcttatcttgtttcggcggcattgtgggatgaagcggcccggaccgaccttacacgtacacttacgtgagacaggttccaccgactgacatgcactagttgcataaggtggctagcgggtgtctgtctctcccactttagtcggaacggattcgatgaaaagggtccttatgaagggtaaatagaaattggcatatcacgttgtggttttacgtaggtaagaaacgttcttgctagaaacctatacaagccacgtaaaaacttgcaacaacaattagaggacgtctaacttgtttttgcagcatgtgctatgtgatgtgatatggccagaagatgtgatgaatgatatatgtgatgtatgagattgatcatattcttgtaataggaatcacgacttgcatgtcgatgagtatgacaaccggcaggagccataggagttgtctttatttttgtatgacctgcgtgtcattgaataacgccatgtaaattactttactttattgctaagcgcgttagccatagaagtagaagtaatcgttggcgtgacaacttcatgaagacacaatgatggagatcatgatgatggagatcatggtgtcatgccggtgacaaagatgatcatggtgccccgaagatggagatcaaaggagcaaaatgatattggccatatcatgtcactatttgattgcatgtgatgtttatcatgttatgcatcttatttgcttagaacgacggtagtaagtaagatgatccctcactaaaatttcaagagacgtgttccccctaactgtgcaccgt
This DNA window, taken from Triticum aestivum cultivar Chinese Spring chromosome 1D, IWGSC CS RefSeq v2.1, whole genome shotgun sequence, encodes the following:
- the LOC123182830 gene encoding vesicle transport v-SNARE 13 codes for the protein MSEVFEGYAGQYCEISAALSRKCAAASALDGDKKQQKLSEIQADVQESESLIRRMDLEARSMQPSVKAGLLAKLREYKSDLNNVKGEIKRLSAPNAQQATREELLESGMSDTLTASSDQRGRLMMTSERLNQSSDRIRESQRTVFETEEIGVSILQDLHNQRQSLLHAHTTLHGVDDYIGKSKKILASMSKRMDRNKWIVGGIIATLVLAILFILYFKFA